The following are from one region of the Terriglobia bacterium genome:
- a CDS encoding Hsp20/alpha crystallin family protein yields the protein MTITRIDPFRELASFFQTFEPTGKEQLSAGSFVPPVDVYEDEQHLVLKLEIPGLNDEDINVSVENNTLTVQGERKFEKEEKEENFHRIERRYGSFARTFKLPNTVDAEKVEASYEKGVLKIMLAKRAEAKPRQIKVGIGQKTLQG from the coding sequence ATGACCATCACTCGAATCGACCCCTTTCGTGAACTGGCGAGCTTTTTCCAGACCTTTGAGCCTACCGGCAAAGAGCAGCTGAGCGCGGGCAGCTTCGTTCCTCCCGTTGACGTATACGAGGACGAGCAGCACCTGGTGCTCAAGCTGGAAATCCCCGGCCTGAACGATGAGGACATCAACGTCAGCGTAGAAAACAACACCCTGACCGTTCAGGGCGAGCGCAAGTTTGAGAAGGAAGAGAAAGAAGAGAACTTCCATCGCATTGAGCGCAGGTACGGCTCTTTTGCCCGCACCTTTAAGCTCCCGAACACAGTGGACGCAGAGAAGGTGGAAGCCAGCTATGAAAAGGGCGTTCTGAAGATCATGCTGGCAAAGAGGGCAGAAGCCAAGCCGCGGCAGATCAAAGTTGGAATCGGCCAGAAGACCCTCCAGGGGTAA
- the clpB gene encoding ATP-dependent chaperone ClpB yields MAIRWDKFTIKAQEAIQQANELAGQHGNPEMLPLHLLAGLLQDAEGIVAPVLAKLGVNPATLQLQVMERIDRLPKVSGAAAQPHLSAAMSKLLDQAFKEADTFKDEYVSTEHLLLAMTADKDKANEARQLLSGAGADHDAILKALTSVRGSQRVTDQNPEGKYQALARYAKDLTELARKGKLDPVIGRDEEIRRVVQVLSRRTKNNPVLIGEPGVGKTAIVEGLAQRIISGDVPEILKNKRVVGLDLGSMLAGAKYRGEFEDRLKAVLKEIEDSNGQIVLFIDELHTLVGAGASEGAIDASNMLKPALARGELRAIGATTLNEFRKYIEKDAALERRFQPVFVGEPNVEDTISILRGLKEKYEVHHGVRIKDSAIVSAATLSNRYITDRFLPDKAIDLIDEAASSLRIQIDSMPTEIDQLERRATQLEIEKQALKKEDDANSKDRLAVVERELAQIREQANALKVRWKEEKEGITRIRALKEKIEQLKIEEQQAERNGNLERVAAIRYGDLRQAETELAKLSAQADDKQRRMLKEEVDEEDVARIVSKWTGIPVSKMLEGEVRKLVSMEDRLRQRVVGQDEALQRVSNAVRRSRAGLSDPKKPIGSFIFLGPTGVGKTELARALAEFLFDDEHAMVRIDMSEYMEKHAVSRLIGAPPGYIGYDEGGQLTEAVRRRPYSVILFDEIEKAHPDVFNILLQILDDGRLTDSRGRTVDFKNTVIIMTSNIGASYLQAEGVSSPEAFAEATDHVMEALRQHFRPEFLNRVDDVIVFKPLGEEQLTHIIELRLDDLRKLLADRKITIELSQPAKELLFLEGYDRAYGARPLKRAIQRLIQDPLALKILEGEVLHGDHVVVDADVPKRQMVFTVSGRTEAKPTPAKRAS; encoded by the coding sequence ATGGCAATTCGTTGGGACAAATTCACGATCAAGGCGCAGGAAGCAATCCAGCAGGCAAATGAGCTGGCGGGCCAGCACGGCAATCCGGAAATGCTGCCGTTGCATTTGCTGGCTGGGCTGTTGCAGGACGCCGAAGGGATTGTTGCGCCTGTCCTGGCCAAGCTGGGCGTGAATCCGGCGACACTTCAGTTGCAGGTGATGGAGAGGATTGACCGGCTGCCGAAAGTCTCTGGCGCCGCGGCACAACCGCATCTTTCCGCTGCGATGTCGAAATTGCTGGACCAAGCTTTCAAAGAAGCGGATACCTTCAAGGACGAGTATGTCTCCACGGAGCACCTGCTTCTGGCGATGACGGCGGATAAAGACAAAGCCAACGAAGCACGCCAGCTTCTGAGCGGCGCAGGAGCCGACCACGATGCGATTTTGAAGGCGTTAACTTCGGTGCGCGGTTCGCAGCGCGTGACCGACCAGAATCCTGAAGGAAAATATCAGGCGCTGGCCCGCTATGCCAAGGACCTGACGGAGCTGGCGCGGAAGGGCAAGCTTGATCCGGTGATCGGCCGCGACGAAGAAATCCGCCGCGTGGTGCAGGTCCTTTCGCGCAGGACGAAAAACAATCCGGTACTGATCGGTGAGCCAGGTGTGGGCAAGACGGCCATTGTGGAAGGGCTGGCGCAACGCATTATCTCCGGCGACGTTCCGGAAATCTTGAAGAACAAGCGTGTGGTCGGACTGGATTTGGGTTCGATGCTGGCCGGGGCCAAGTATCGCGGGGAGTTTGAAGACCGCTTGAAAGCGGTGCTAAAGGAAATTGAAGACTCCAACGGGCAGATCGTTCTCTTTATTGACGAGCTGCACACGCTCGTCGGGGCGGGCGCATCTGAAGGCGCAATTGACGCCAGCAACATGCTTAAACCGGCGCTGGCTCGCGGAGAGCTGCGCGCGATTGGCGCGACCACGCTGAACGAATTCCGTAAATATATCGAGAAGGACGCGGCTTTGGAACGGCGCTTCCAGCCGGTGTTTGTGGGCGAACCGAACGTAGAAGATACGATCTCGATCCTGCGCGGCCTGAAAGAAAAATACGAAGTGCACCATGGTGTACGGATCAAGGACTCAGCCATTGTCTCGGCAGCGACTTTATCGAACCGCTACATTACCGACCGTTTTCTGCCGGACAAAGCGATTGACCTGATCGATGAAGCCGCGTCTTCATTGCGCATACAGATTGATTCCATGCCGACCGAGATCGACCAGTTGGAGCGCAGGGCGACGCAGCTTGAGATCGAAAAGCAGGCGCTGAAGAAGGAAGACGATGCCAACTCGAAAGACCGGCTGGCTGTGGTGGAGCGCGAGTTGGCGCAGATCCGTGAGCAGGCCAACGCGCTGAAGGTCCGCTGGAAGGAAGAGAAGGAAGGCATCACCCGCATCCGCGCCCTTAAAGAAAAAATCGAGCAGCTGAAGATTGAAGAGCAGCAGGCGGAGCGCAACGGAAACCTGGAGCGCGTGGCGGCGATCCGTTATGGCGATCTGCGCCAGGCCGAGACGGAGCTGGCGAAGTTGAGCGCGCAGGCAGACGACAAGCAGCGCCGCATGCTGAAAGAAGAAGTGGACGAAGAAGACGTGGCGCGGATCGTTTCCAAGTGGACCGGCATACCGGTATCAAAGATGCTGGAAGGCGAGGTGCGCAAGCTGGTGAGCATGGAAGACCGGCTGCGCCAGCGCGTGGTTGGACAGGATGAAGCGTTACAGCGCGTGTCGAATGCGGTAAGGCGTTCGCGCGCGGGGTTGAGCGATCCCAAGAAGCCGATTGGCTCGTTCATTTTTCTGGGCCCGACGGGCGTAGGAAAGACTGAACTAGCGAGGGCGCTTGCGGAGTTCTTGTTTGACGACGAGCACGCCATGGTGCGGATCGACATGTCGGAATACATGGAGAAGCATGCGGTCTCGCGGCTGATTGGCGCGCCTCCCGGATACATTGGCTATGACGAAGGCGGGCAGCTTACTGAGGCCGTGCGCCGCCGGCCTTACAGCGTGATTCTGTTCGACGAGATCGAGAAAGCGCATCCGGATGTGTTCAACATTCTGCTGCAGATTCTTGATGACGGACGGCTAACGGATTCTCGCGGCCGCACCGTGGATTTCAAGAACACGGTGATCATCATGACGTCGAATATTGGCGCCAGTTATTTGCAGGCTGAAGGCGTGAGTTCGCCGGAAGCGTTTGCTGAAGCCACCGACCATGTAATGGAAGCGCTGCGGCAGCATTTCCGGCCTGAGTTCCTGAATCGCGTGGACGACGTGATTGTGTTCAAGCCGCTGGGCGAGGAGCAGTTAACGCATATCATCGAGCTGCGGTTGGACGATCTGCGCAAGCTATTGGCAGACCGTAAGATCACTATCGAGCTTTCGCAACCGGCCAAGGAACTGCTGTTCCTGGAAGGCTACGACCGGGCTTATGGTGCTCGTCCGCTGAAGCGGGCCATCCAAAGGCTGATCCAGGACCCGCTGGCATTAAAGATCCTGGAAGGCGAAGTGCTGCACGGCGATCACGTAGTCGTGGACGCGGATGTGCCGAAACGGCAGATGGTGTTTACCGTGAGCGGGCGAACGGAAGCAAAGCCGACGCCGGCAAAGCGCGCAAGCTGA